The DNA window CAAACCAATTCGAAGAAACCGGCTTGATCACAATTGCGCCCCCACCCCGCGCGTCCGACGGCCTCCACGTCGGGACTGCGAGAATCACAGCCCCCGATTTCTGTACCGGGCATGGGCGTTGAATGGATATGGCCCGCAAGCAGAAAAGAACGGGGGTTTGGATGAAATGAATCAGCGCGTAGAACCGAATCCGAGTAAACCACACCTCCATAATGCGCCGGACGACACTTTGATACATTTTTCCATGTCGCCACTTGTCTCGCACTCGTATCTACTCCCTCCTGATACCAAACCTTGAGGATCGATGTGCACTTGATCGTTCCCGATCCGGACGAAACGACCGGCATGAAATGCCACACCGGATGACTGTCGCCCCTTATCCCACGACATTTCCGTCTTGATTGCCTCAAACCTCGATGTGGAATCGATATTTACATTTTTCATATACCTAATAAACAAGTTATATTATGAGAAATGTAGATATTAAAAAATCTCCCAGTTTTGGAGTATTCTCTTTCTCTACCCTTGCCCTCTTTTACTTTTCATTTTTTACACTCCTCTTACTGACGGGCGTAATTTCTTACGTGAAAGACATCCCTCTTGGACATTTCACGCGTGATACGACGGCGGTTATCGGTGCCCCGTTTTATGTCGGATCCATCTCCAAAATCGGCGTTCTTCTTTGGTGTACCACAGCCGCGATGTGTCTCCTCACATCGGCCGTATTGTACAAAACGTCTGCAGGATCAAGGAGAACATCATTTTTACTGGGGGGCGGCCTCGTCACCTCTGTACTACTGCTCGATGACTTTTTTCTCATCCACGAGGAGATTGCCCCTTTGCATCTCGCTGTGCCCAGCGACGTTGTGTTGGCCAGCTACGGGGCTTTGGCATTAGCATTCGTTCTGTACTACCGAGATTGTATTTTGCGGAGCAATTACCCGCTGCTCGTTCTGAGCATTGTATTTCTCGCCGGATCGGTAGGGCTTGACCTACTGCACGATAAGGCGGTGCTGTCTTTTCTCACAACACCGCAGGGGATACAGTACCTACTGGAAGACGGCTTTAAGTTGCTTGGAATTGCAGGGTGGCTCAGTTACTTCGGATCGGAGTGCTACCTCGCGCTCGTCCACCAAAGCCGCAGCGCTGCGACTCCCTCCCCGTAGTGCCAGCCATTCCGGCAGCCGTCTCTTCTGTTCGGCTCCTTCGGGGGATCACCGAAGGGGATCCTCTGCGGACTCCGCTCCCAACAACGTACGCCAGGAGGCCGTGCCCCATCGATCCGGCACGTAGGTCTGGATCCACCGCCGGTCGATCCAGTGCTTGAGACGAAGCAGCATCGAATGGGACGCCCACAGCGGGCCTGCGGTCCAGATTCCCTCCCGCGTACCCGTCGAGAGGATGAGCGGAGCCACGGGATACGACCGAAAGCGTACCAACTCCTCTTCAACCGGAAGGGCATTCTCTTCGATGAGGCCCCGTAATGTACGGTCGAGATTCGTACGCAGGTCGGGTCCCTGTTTCACGGCATGGACTCCCACCTTGGCCAACTCAAGCTCAGGAATGGTAGCACAATCCCCTGCGGCAAAGATGCGAGGGTGGGAGGGGGTGCGGAGGCGCGACGTGACATGCAAGAAGCCGCGGTCGTCCGTCGAGAGACCGGCCTTCCGAAAGAGCGCAGGCCCTACCGTGCCCGTCGCCCAGAGCACGGCCTCTGCTGATAGATCTTCGGACGTTCCCCTCGTGTTCGACACCCGAACGACGGCCCCCTCCTCCTGCGCCTCAACCGACGTGACGGACGTGCCCGTCCGAATCGTGGCGCCCCGCCCCCGCAGTAGATGAGCTGCGTGGCGACGCATGCCCGCGGGAAAGGCCGGAAGAAGATGCTCGCTCTGCTCCACGAGCGTCAGGTCGAGATCCTCGGTGCGACCCGCCCCCTGAAAACGCCCAGTCACGTTGAGTGCCACCTCAGTGCCCGCCGCCCCTCCCCCTACGATCACGAGGCGAAGACGAGACGACGGCGTGCGTAGCACCTTCTGGATGTGGGGTTCCACGGCCCGGATCCGGTAGATCGGCTTGGTAGCAACCGCGGCCTCCGGTACCGCCGGGTTGACGCCCCCTACGTCCGTCCCCAACACGTCGAACGAATATTCCGTCCCGCTTTCCGTCGTGACAGTCCGACGCTCCGGATCGAGGGCCGTGGCGCTCTCCTGTACGAAGCGCACGCCGCCCTCACGGGCAAGACGGGCAAGGTCGATACGGATGTCCTCAACGTCGTAGACGCCGCCGAGGTACTCGGGGACCATGCCCGAATAGTACAGCCACCGCTGAGGATCGATGAGCGTCACCTCGATGCCCGCATCCGTCCACTCCTGGGCGTGGCGAAGGCTCGGCAACATGGCGTGTCCCCCGCCCAGAAGTACGAGATGAGGAGAACGAGCCATTCGACATCAAACCGTTTTTGAAGGGCACCGACGATGTGCGAGAACCTCCTACGACGTGGACGTGCGACAGGTTGACAGCCCAAAGGGACGGTAAAGCGGACAGGTACCGACAACGCTCGTCCCCAGAAAGACGGCGGCGAACACCCCAAGCACGGCGGCCGTGAGGCCTCCAATCTGTCCGGTCACGTAAAGCGCCCCCACCGCGAGAGCAATTACGGCGCGAAGGCTTCGATCAATCGTCCCCATGTTTTGCGTCATGGCAAAGAGGGTTGGGTTGAAACACGGAGAATCGTGTAATCGACGTGCTCGAATCCGCCGCCATCCTTTTTGTTTCTACATGTAAACACAAACAGTATCCCTTTTCTATGGACGCGGATTCAAGACAGCCTCTTCCAAGTCCTCAGTGCTGCCGATCCCGCTACGGAACGTACCAGATGCCGCGGTCACGATCCAGCCAGTCGCCGACGATGATGTGGGGAAGCGCCAAGAGACAAACGAAGATGGTATAGAAGGCCACACTTCCGGCCAGGAGTCCTGCGTTGCCGAGCGGGTTCGGCACGAGCAGATAAAACGCGGCCATGAGGCTGAAAGTGACCAGAGCGCCCAGCACCATTGCGGCCCAGGTAAGGGGGAGCGACAAGCGGTCGGGGGCCGGCTCAGCGTCGGCCGTCGCGGTGGCGCGGGCCGTCTGGCGCAGCGAGTACCAGAGCGGAAAATATAGGCCCACCGCCAGCATCATGGGAACGAACGTAAAGTACGTGACCAGGAGGATCGTCTCGGCAAGATCGGTGAGCCACGACACTGACAGGCCGCTCATGTAGAGTCCGCCGCCCAGGTGACCCACAAGGGCCAGTCCGTACACCGTTCCTACCGTGGCCTGAATCTCGGGCAGATGCGTGGCCAAAGGCAGCGGCGGCTGTGCCCCGAAGATTTGCGCCATGTAGGTGGAGAAGGAGATGTACACGCCCGGCCACGCCAGCAGCGGCACCAGCATGATGGCGCCCCCTCGCACGACGATCGCAAGGCCGCGCTGCCACGGGGTTGTCAGGTGATCGGTCCCACAGAGGGCATCCATCACTTTGAGCCCGCCGTGTCCCCCCTTCACCACGGCAGTGCTGAAGGCCAGAGCGAGAGCGGGGACCGGCGCGACGAAGAAGAGCCCCACGAAGCCCCCGAGAAGCACGAGATACAGCACAATGTAGCGCAGGCTGAACGAGACGCGCCGGTTGCGCAGGTTCTCGAAGTGCTCGTAGCCGCCGTGGGGCAGGTTGAGGGCCACCATGCCGATGAGATATCCAATCATCTGGGCCGTCATGGACAACGAGACGTCCAGGAGTGCAATGACAATTCCCCCAAGCGCCAGAGCCCCCAGGGTGAAGCGCGATGCCCACATGGCCCACGTTGCGGGCGAGTGCGCCGGGGCCTGACGCGTGGGAGACGTGACGGAAGAAACAGTCGACACTGCGGACATATCGAAGGGACGCGTTAGTTTGGCAGGTCGGACGAGGATTGTGAAGGCCAGTCCCGCATGACGGCCGTCGCGGCGTGCTCGCCGCTGATGAGGCAGATGGGAACGCCGACGCCGGGCGTGGTATCGCCCCCAACGTAGTAGAGACCGGGGGCATTGGCGGCCCGATGAGACGGTCGCAACGGGCCGGTCTGTCGGAGCGTGTGGGCAAGGCCGAGCGCAGTTCCGTTCGGTCGGCCGTAGCGGGTGGCAAACTCGCTCACGCAGGCGTCCTGCTCCACCGTGATGCGGCCTCGCAAATCGGCGCCGCGCCGGGCAAGGTCGTCAAGCACCTTGTCGCGCATCCACGCCCGGCGGGCGTCTCCATCCTTAAGGCCGGGAGCGATGGGCACCAGCACGAAGACCGAGTGGTGTCCCTCCGGCGCAAACGAGGGGTCGGTGCGCGAGGGCACGTGGACGTAGTAGGCCGGGTCAGTGGGCCAGGCCGGCTCGTCAAAAACCTTCTTGAAGTGAGGGTCCCAATTCGTAGGGAGGATGAGGGTGTGGTGCCGCAGAGGGTCCACGTCCCCCTCCACGCCGAGGTACAGCAGGTAGGCCGACGGCCCGAACGTGCGATTCTCCCAGTAGCTGTCGTCGTGGTCGCGTTGGGAAGCAGGAAGGAGATTCTGCTCCACGTGAGCAGGACTCGCGTTGGCCACCACGCGGCGTGCCGTCCGCTCTCCGGTTGCGGTCGAGAGGCGAACGCCGTCCCGCCGCGCATTTACCCCGGTCACCCGCGTGCCGGTCTCGATGGTTGCGCCCAAGTGCCGGGCCCGATCGGCCAGCGCGTCGACCAGGGCCTGCATGCCGCCCACGGGGTGATAGACGCCCTGGTTGAAGTCGACGTGCCCCATCAGCGTGTAGAGGGCAGGCGTGTTGTAGGGCGACCCGCCGAGAAACACCAGCTTGTACTCCAGCAGTTGACGCAGCTTCGGATGCTCCACGTAGTGCCGCACGTGGCGGTCCATGGACTTAAGGAGGGGCAGGGCCTGTCCCGAGCGCAGCACGTCGGGATCGAGCCAGTCGCGCAGGCCCGACCGGTAGGGATACACGAAGCGCTCCATCGCCAGGTCGTGCACCCACTCGGCGTGGTCCAGGTACGCCCGGAAGGCCTCGGCCGCCCCTTCCTCGTACGCGTTCAGTTTCGGGGCCAGCGCCTCCGGGTCGGCGGGCACGTCCAACTGGTCGCCGTCCTTCCACAAAATCCGGTAGCTGGGATCGAGGCGTTCGAGGTCGTACGCCGCCTCGACCGACGTCCCGAACTGACCAAAAAACCGCTCAAACACGTCCGGCATCAGGTACCAGGACGGCCCCGCATCGAACCGAAACCCGTCGATGGTGATGGTGCCGGCCACACCTCCAAGGCGATCGTGTTGTTCAAGCAGAGTGACGTCCACCCCGGCGTCGGCCAGGTAGCAGGCCGCCGAAAGCCCCCCAATGCCGCCCCCAAGAATGGCAACGGACGTGTCAACCGTCATGGGTCCTCCTCAAACAGTGTACAAGCGGGATGAGCAGTGTCGTATCCCCCCGACGCGAGTCCGGCCCGGCCGGGACGATCTGCGGTATATTGTACCACAAGTCCCTTGGCTCTCGTTGTTCATTCTGGATAAAAACATCTTCTTTTGCTTTATTTCGACGGCGATATTTCGTGACCGTTACGAACGCGTCGCGTGAGGCATGGCGGGTCCGCACGAGCGACCTCCTCACGTCCCATCGGCTGGGAACGGAACGCTGCAACGAGAGGTCGGTGGAGCAATCAATCACGATCCGTCAGACACGCACCTCACCGTCATCGTTCATGCTCCTCTCGAAGAGCTGCGAGTACGGGCTGCGCGCCATGCTCTACCTGAGCTCGCGGACCGACCCGGACACGTCCTCCTCAGGCTCCGGTCGCCCGTCCGCTCCGGTCCACACCTACATCTCCATCGAGACCATCGGGGAAGAGCTCAGCATCGGACTCTCCTACCTGACGAAGGTCTGCCAGCAGTTAAACGATGCAGGCCTTCTTACCTCGAAGCGCGGGCGCGGCGGAGGAATTGCGCTCACACGGGCGCCGACGGAGATTGCTCTCTACGACATCGTGGTCGCGATCGACGGCGACGATCTGTTCGAGGAGTGTGTGCTCGGGCTTCCGGGCTGTGGAGAGGCCGAGCCTTGTCCGCTTCACGAGCACTGGACGGAGGAACGCGAACGAATGCGGTCCACCTTCCGGAATACAACGCTCGCGGAGGTGCCGAACGTGCGCCTCACCCCGTTCGTAGGAGCGGACAGCGATCTCGCTGACGACACGTCCCCGTGAAACGAGGAAAGCGAAACCCACAGAGTCAGGATCTGCAATGCAAATGCCCCACTGCTATTGTCGCAGCGGGGCCTCGTGTCGGGTATCCAATCGCGGAAATTGCGGGGTCGGGGGCGTTAGGACGACCCGTTGGCCATCAGCGACGCTTTGGTGAGGGTGGTGTTGATCTCGACATCTGCCTGTTCGAAAAGGCGGCCCACCGGACAGGTGCGCATCGTCTTGTCGAGGACACGCTCCAGCGTCCCGATGTCTTCGTCACTGTCCACCCGCACGGTCGCCTCTAGGGTGCTGATCGTCCCCCGATCTTTTTCCAGTGTCATGTCCACTTCGATCTTTCGGTAGGATACGCCAGAATTGCCCGCGACCTTTGCCCAGATCGTCGAGATGCAACCGGCCAGCGACATGCCGGTCAGCTCCAGCGCCGTAGGGCCGAGGTCATCGCCGTCTTGGCGCGGGGGCAGATCGAGCACGAGACCATGGGTGCGACCATTGCTTACAACCGACTGGTAATCACCAGAAGTGTGTTCAGACGTCGCCTTCATCGGAACGGGGAGCGTGAATTCAATAGAGCAAGAACCCCCTGGACGCCCCTTCTCTGCTTTCGAAATCACAGATCTCGCGCAGAGAACATGGGCCGTCCACGGTCGATGGGTGTGTATTTGCCCAGCATGGGTGGAAGTTCTCTTTTTCGGACAAAAACATGTGCTTTTCTTTTTTCGTTTTCCCGCCCTTCACGCTCAGCCTTCCCGACATGCCGTCCGCTCCTGCGAAACGCGTTCGTCGGACGAGACGCCTTTACCAAAAAGAAGCGCCCCCGGGGAACATCCTTCGGACCAAAAAAACGAGCCGAACCCGGTATCCCGTGAAATTCCCGCAAACCGAAGAACCTATGCCGTCAGTACGGCTAGCATGCATGTGAATGAGCGCTCACTCACAACCGGAGAGCTATTCCCAGTAGCGTCGTGAGCGCACATGGCAACGATTGCTCTATTCTTCACTGCCTTATTCTTCCCATGCCTACGTACGCGTACCGCCGAGAAGACGGCACGACGTTCGAAACGCAACAGCGAATCACGGAGGATCCTTTGGAGAAATGCCCCGAGACCGGCCAGTCGGTTGAGCGCATCATCACGGGACGTCCTGGGGTCATTACCGACTCCGCTGACTCATCCGGTGCAGAAAACGCCGGAAGCGCCCCCACTTGCTCCGGTCCCCTCTGCGGCCTGTAACGATAATCCTCGCCGCCAACTGCCCCGATTCTTCCCTCAGCCATGACGAAGAAAGACGCCATCTGCGACGCCGCCCTGGAGCTCTTCGCCCACAAGGGCATCCAGGCCACTACCACCCGCGAAATTGCGGAGCGAGCGGGTGCGGCCGAAGGCACGTTGTACCGCCACTTCGACGGAAAGGATGACTTGGCCGAGTGGCTCTACAACCGCTGCGCCACCCAACTTCATAACCGGCTGACGGAGCGAAGCGGGGATGCCGACACGCCCGATGAACGGCTCGTGGCCCTGATCCGCGGCGTGTTCGACTTTTTTTCCGACCAGCCGACCTCCTGCACGTACCTGCTCTCCGCCCGCTCCAACAACGGACATCAGAAACATCGCGGCGCATTGCCGCCCCCGATGCGCCTCTTTGTAACCACCCTCGAGGAGGGCATGGAGGAAGGCACCTTTCGACCGGCGGCCCCCTCCCTGGCAGCGGGCTGGATTCTCTCGATGGTGCAGCGCACGGTCCTGTTTTTGAAGTCCGATCACCTTGCCATGAAGCGGCAGGACGCCGTTGATCAGACCATCGAGGCCGCGCTTCGTCTGGTACGAGACTGAGCTCCCTCCTCCTACTAAGCCACAAACCAGCGTCCCCTATGCGGAACGATAGCAGAGATCGCCCCCAAACTGTTCGGCTCCTCCGTCGCTTCTTCGAACGGCGGATGTCCTCGCTGGAGGCCTCTGCGCAGCGCCTCGATCTCTGCGCAGAGGCGCGGTGCACGCACGTCGTGGGACACCTCGTGGAGCGTACTGTGGGGCGTGCTTCCCTTCGGGCTGCCGTCCGGCATTCGGCATCCCGCTCCTCCACAGACGCCAACTGGAAGCACCATCTGATGACTGCGGCCCTGACCGAACTTCGTACCCTCGACTTATAGGCCTCCCGTA is part of the Salinibacter sp. 10B genome and encodes:
- a CDS encoding FAD-dependent oxidoreductase, which produces MARSPHLVLLGGGHAMLPSLRHAQEWTDAGIEVTLIDPQRWLYYSGMVPEYLGGVYDVEDIRIDLARLAREGGVRFVQESATALDPERRTVTTESGTEYSFDVLGTDVGGVNPAVPEAAVATKPIYRIRAVEPHIQKVLRTPSSRLRLVIVGGGAAGTEVALNVTGRFQGAGRTEDLDLTLVEQSEHLLPAFPAGMRRHAAHLLRGRGATIRTGTSVTSVEAQEEGAVVRVSNTRGTSEDLSAEAVLWATGTVGPALFRKAGLSTDDRGFLHVTSRLRTPSHPRIFAAGDCATIPELELAKVGVHAVKQGPDLRTNLDRTLRGLIEENALPVEEELVRFRSYPVAPLILSTGTREGIWTAGPLWASHSMLLRLKHWIDRRWIQTYVPDRWGTASWRTLLGAESAEDPLR
- a CDS encoding DUF2892 domain-containing protein translates to MTQNMGTIDRSLRAVIALAVGALYVTGQIGGLTAAVLGVFAAVFLGTSVVGTCPLYRPFGLSTCRTSTS
- a CDS encoding Brp/Blh family beta-carotene 15,15'-dioxygenase; this encodes MSAVSTVSSVTSPTRQAPAHSPATWAMWASRFTLGALALGGIVIALLDVSLSMTAQMIGYLIGMVALNLPHGGYEHFENLRNRRVSFSLRYIVLYLVLLGGFVGLFFVAPVPALALAFSTAVVKGGHGGLKVMDALCGTDHLTTPWQRGLAIVVRGGAIMLVPLLAWPGVYISFSTYMAQIFGAQPPLPLATHLPEIQATVGTVYGLALVGHLGGGLYMSGLSVSWLTDLAETILLVTYFTFVPMMLAVGLYFPLWYSLRQTARATATADAEPAPDRLSLPLTWAAMVLGALVTFSLMAAFYLLVPNPLGNAGLLAGSVAFYTIFVCLLALPHIIVGDWLDRDRGIWYVP
- the crtI gene encoding phytoene desaturase family protein; protein product: MTVDTSVAILGGGIGGLSAACYLADAGVDVTLLEQHDRLGGVAGTITIDGFRFDAGPSWYLMPDVFERFFGQFGTSVEAAYDLERLDPSYRILWKDGDQLDVPADPEALAPKLNAYEEGAAEAFRAYLDHAEWVHDLAMERFVYPYRSGLRDWLDPDVLRSGQALPLLKSMDRHVRHYVEHPKLRQLLEYKLVFLGGSPYNTPALYTLMGHVDFNQGVYHPVGGMQALVDALADRARHLGATIETGTRVTGVNARRDGVRLSTATGERTARRVVANASPAHVEQNLLPASQRDHDDSYWENRTFGPSAYLLYLGVEGDVDPLRHHTLILPTNWDPHFKKVFDEPAWPTDPAYYVHVPSRTDPSFAPEGHHSVFVLVPIAPGLKDGDARRAWMRDKVLDDLARRGADLRGRITVEQDACVSEFATRYGRPNGTALGLAHTLRQTGPLRPSHRAANAPGLYYVGGDTTPGVGVPICLISGEHAATAVMRDWPSQSSSDLPN
- a CDS encoding Rrf2 family transcriptional regulator codes for the protein MLLSKSCEYGLRAMLYLSSRTDPDTSSSGSGRPSAPVHTYISIETIGEELSIGLSYLTKVCQQLNDAGLLTSKRGRGGGIALTRAPTEIALYDIVVAIDGDDLFEECVLGLPGCGEAEPCPLHEHWTEERERMRSTFRNTTLAEVPNVRLTPFVGADSDLADDTSP
- a CDS encoding OsmC family protein encodes the protein MKATSEHTSGDYQSVVSNGRTHGLVLDLPPRQDGDDLGPTALELTGMSLAGCISTIWAKVAGNSGVSYRKIEVDMTLEKDRGTISTLEATVRVDSDEDIGTLERVLDKTMRTCPVGRLFEQADVEINTTLTKASLMANGSS
- a CDS encoding zinc ribbon domain-containing protein, which gives rise to MPTYAYRREDGTTFETQQRITEDPLEKCPETGQSVERIITGRPGVITDSADSSGAENAGSAPTCSGPLCGL
- a CDS encoding TetR/AcrR family transcriptional regulator translates to MTKKDAICDAALELFAHKGIQATTTREIAERAGAAEGTLYRHFDGKDDLAEWLYNRCATQLHNRLTERSGDADTPDERLVALIRGVFDFFSDQPTSCTYLLSARSNNGHQKHRGALPPPMRLFVTTLEEGMEEGTFRPAAPSLAAGWILSMVQRTVLFLKSDHLAMKRQDAVDQTIEAALRLVRD